In Thermoflexus sp., the sequence GTCATCGTCATGCACTGTCTGCCCGCGCATCGCGGCGAGGAGATCACCGACGATGTGGCGGACGGCCCGCATTCGGTGATCTTCGATCAGGCGGAGAACCGCCTCCACGCCCAGAAGGCGCTCCTGGTCCGCCTGCTGAGCGGATAAGGGGATCACCCTCTATGAGGATGGGGGGACTGGGTCAGGCCGTATGGGGAGCCTGGCCCCCCCTATGTCTCTTCCCCTCCTCACGGCCCCGGGGCCTGCTTCGCCAGGGATCCAAACTGCTCCTGGAAGGCCGCCAGGAAAGGGCGCAGGGTCGCCTCATCAAGGATCACCACCCGGATCTCCCGGGGCGGCTCCCCAGGATGAGCGGCGGCGAAGGAGGAAATTGTCCTCCAGAAGATCGGGGCCGCCCGCTCTTTCGGAAAGCCGAAGATGCCGGTGCTGATCGCCGGCATCGCGATCCGCTCATACCCCTGCTCCCGGGCGATCCTCAGAACGTTATGAATCGCCTCCGCCAGCAGGCGATCTTCCTCCTGGGTCCCGCCCGCCCATATCGGCCCGACCGCATGCAGGATGGCGCGGGCCTTGAGACGTCCAGCCCCGGTAATCGCCACCCCACCCACCGGTACCGGTCCATGACGGCGAACCCATTCATCGCTCTCCACCTGGATCTGGGGGCCACCTTTCCGCACCAGCGCGCCGGCGACGCCCCCTCCATGCTTCAGGTAGGTGTTGGCCGCGTTCACCAGGGCGTCCGCCTCTTCTTCCGTGAGGTCCCCATGCACCAGCGCCACGCGATGACCAGAGGGAAGGATCGCTTCGGCAACCACCTGGCGAGAAGCCACCATAGGGAAACCGTCCCGCTATTCGAAGTTCCGGGATAGGCCTCCCGGGAGGGTAAGGGCAACTGGAATCGGCAAGGCGGCTTGGCCTCCTTCCCCTCCCGTTTTCCTCAGCCCGAAATCCCAGCCGATGCGTTTTCGGTCAGCCCCGTCGCGCCTTCCAGCCACGCCTTCACCACCGCCCCGATCTCGGTCAGAGGGCCCCGGTGGATCGCGCAGGGAGGAAGCGCCATCAGAAACCATGCGCCATAGGTACGGCTCATGATCCGCCGGTCCAGGATCACCACCACCCCCCGATCCGAGCGGCTGCGGATCAGCCGCCCGAACCCCTGGCGGAACCGCAGCACGGCCTCCGGGACCGCATAATCCAGAAAAGGATCCCGATACTGGGCGCTTCGGGCGGCGAAAACGGGTTCGTCCGGTACCTCGAAGGGAAGCCGGGTGATCACCAGACATGAGAGCGCCTCGCCCGGGATGTCCACCCCTTCCCACAGGCTTCGGGTCCCCAGCAGAACGGCCCGTTCCGCGGACCGGAAGCGCTCCACCAGCTGTCGGCGGGAGCTCCCATCACCCTGTTCGTATACGGTGATCCCGGCCTTCGCCAGCGGAGCGGTCAACGCGCGGGCGGCCCGCCGCAGGGGGGCATACGCGGTGAAGAGCGCCATGGTGCGTCCCCCGATCGCCCGGGCCGCCTCCAGAATCGCCTGTTCCACCGCCCGCTGATAGCCGGCCTGGCCGGGCTCCGGGATGTCCGTCACCAGATACAGCAGCGCGTTTCGCTGGTAATCAAAGGGGGAATCCAGGGCCAGCTCCTCCATCTCCCAGGCTCCCAGCCGGTTTTTGAGATGGGCGAAGGACGGCTCCTGGCGTTCTCGATTCACTGTCCGCAGGGTGGCGGAGGTCATGATCACGCATCGCCGGGGCTCCAGCAGATGCCGCCGCACCAGCGGCCCCACATCCAGAGGCGCGGCATACAGGCCCACCCGGGCCCAGTCCCCCTCGCCCCCATGGCCCTCCAGCCAGTAGACGGTATCGGGCGACGGCTTTCGGATGGCCGCCTCCAGGGCCTGATGGATCTTCTCGAAGTCATGGCTGAGCCCGTTGGCCAGCCCCAGCGCCTCTTCCACCTCCGCAAACCCGTGATCCAGCAGCTCAGTGAGCGCGGCCCGGATCGTGTTCAGGGCTTCCTGGACGGCCCCCCATCGAACCGCGAGGAGCTCCCAGGCCTGCTCCACAGCAGCCCAGGCGGGGCGGCTCCGTTCGGTGCCCGTGAGCAGCACCTTGCGGGTGTATTCCCCACTGCCCGGAGCCGTCTCCTCCAGAAAAGCGGTGAGGGCGTTCATCAAGAGGTCCACGCCGGTCCGAGCCGACTCCACCGCATCGCTCAGACGGCGGGTCATGCCCGCCAGGGTGTTGCGCAGGGCCGGGGGCAGGCTCCGTTCCAGGCCCCGCAACGCTCCCACCAGCCCGCCCCGCTGCTCCCGGGCGCTGCCGGTTTCCTGGAGCAGCCGTAACAATCCGAAGCGATCGATTTCCACGGTCAGTTGTTTCGTGGCTGCCTGCTCCAGATGGTGCGCTTCGTCGATGATCAGATGGCGATATTCCGGAAGCACCATATTCTGGGTTGCCGCGTCGGCGAAGAGCAGCGCATGGTTCACAATGATCAGGTGAGCAGCCTCCGCGGCCTTTCGAGCCCGATGGAGGAAGCATCCTCCATCGCCCCACGCGGCGCAGACCTCGGCCGTGCACGTCTCGTTGTCCGCGGAGAGGCGAGCCCACAGCGCCCGCTCCACCGGCGTGGGCAGGTAGAGCTCATCCCCATCGCCCGTTTGCGTCGTGGGCAGCCAGACCAGGATCTTGGCCAGCACCCGCATCTCCTCCACGCTCGCCGGCCCGACGTGCCGCCATTGCATCAGCCGGGCCGGACACAGGTAATGCGCCCGGCCTTTCAGCAACGCCACGCGCAGAGCAGAGCCATCCGCCAGACCGGATTCGGAGAGCAAACGCTGGAGGATAGGGATATCTTTCTGAAGCAACTGCTCCTGAAGGTTGATCGTGTTGGTGGAAATCACCACCCGCTCGCCGTTG encodes:
- a CDS encoding helicase C-terminal domain-containing protein, translating into MASIFVALDLETTGLDPETDAIIEIGAVKFRGETVLDAWSTLVRPERPIPPSVVELTGIRPEEAEQAPPLRAVLPRLRAMVGNAILVGHSIDQDLAFLRRHGLFLENDALDTYELAAILVPFAGGHGLSTLAQELGIPVGVIHRALEDARLTHRLFLALFERACQLPEPILEEIVRHAAHLPWPPRRFFEEALRTVQRGRFTDQSIGAQLRAKGLATPEAYLTPPPVRARPLRPRSQPQPIDGEALARQLEPGGALSRIFPEYEHRPQQVAMLQTVVQAFNEGKHWMIEAGTGVGKSLAYLIPAALWAIRNGERVVISTNTINLQEQLLQKDIPILQRLLSESGLADGSALRVALLKGRAHYLCPARLMQWRHVGPASVEEMRVLAKILVWLPTTQTGDGDELYLPTPVERALWARLSADNETCTAEVCAAWGDGGCFLHRARKAAEAAHLIIVNHALLFADAATQNMVLPEYRHLIIDEAHHLEQAATKQLTVEIDRFGLLRLLQETGSAREQRGGLVGALRGLERSLPPALRNTLAGMTRRLSDAVESARTGVDLLMNALTAFLEETAPGSGEYTRKVLLTGTERSRPAWAAVEQAWELLAVRWGAVQEALNTIRAALTELLDHGFAEVEEALGLANGLSHDFEKIHQALEAAIRKPSPDTVYWLEGHGGEGDWARVGLYAAPLDVGPLVRRHLLEPRRCVIMTSATLRTVNRERQEPSFAHLKNRLGAWEMEELALDSPFDYQRNALLYLVTDIPEPGQAGYQRAVEQAILEAARAIGGRTMALFTAYAPLRRAARALTAPLAKAGITVYEQGDGSSRRQLVERFRSAERAVLLGTRSLWEGVDIPGEALSCLVITRLPFEVPDEPVFAARSAQYRDPFLDYAVPEAVLRFRQGFGRLIRSRSDRGVVVILDRRIMSRTYGAWFLMALPPCAIHRGPLTEIGAVVKAWLEGATGLTENASAGISG
- a CDS encoding macro domain-containing protein; this encodes MVASRQVVAEAILPSGHRVALVHGDLTEEEADALVNAANTYLKHGGGVAGALVRKGGPQIQVESDEWVRRHGPVPVGGVAITGAGRLKARAILHAVGPIWAGGTQEEDRLLAEAIHNVLRIAREQGYERIAMPAISTGIFGFPKERAAPIFWRTISSFAAAHPGEPPREIRVVILDEATLRPFLAAFQEQFGSLAKQAPGP